Proteins encoded by one window of Phytohabitans houttuyneae:
- a CDS encoding TOTE conflict system archaeo-eukaryotic primase domain-containing protein, whose product MTEAVSAAVARSVGTALVHEAIVLRGSMDLRSYDRLFPNQDVLPEGGFGNLVAAPPQGRRRRDGLTLFLDLATLELLAARQDALDIAERSSTRANRPGTRRPTKCPHWR is encoded by the coding sequence TTGACCGAGGCGGTCTCCGCCGCTGTCGCACGTTCCGTCGGCACTGCGCTGGTGCACGAGGCGATCGTGCTGCGTGGATCGATGGACCTGCGCTCCTACGACCGCCTGTTCCCAAACCAGGACGTCCTGCCCGAGGGCGGCTTCGGCAACCTCGTCGCCGCGCCGCCGCAAGGCCGGCGTCGCCGGGACGGGCTGACCCTGTTCCTCGACCTCGCCACACTCGAGCTGCTCGCGGCCCGCCAGGACGCCCTGGACATCGCGGAAAGGAGCTCGACGCGCGCGAACAGGCCCGGAACGCGACGGCCGACGAAGTGTCCACACTGGAGGTGA
- a CDS encoding serine hydrolase domain-containing protein, which produces MSVSRRTVLGAGLAAATAGLAGCGPQPSSATWATPGESSSAGPVSSPPGRSAGPSASASPSAPAAVRDDKLAAELERFLKPTKENPKHPTYAGAVALVMVDGKVKAQVAVGHALRYNAGPVELPAARRVAMRADSVFDLASLTKVYTAILVLRQVDKGKLDLAAPVVEYLPDFTGAGKADVTVRMLLTHTSGLPVGATVAGLPDLAAKRKAVLATPLVKGAVPGKVFRYSSTGLMVAAQLVEKVTGVTLDRALKAELTGPMGLRDTGFKPLGWVSSKERLVATDARSSRGLLRGTVHDDVANQMGGVAGSAGIFATARDVAAIGQMLLDGGGGVLKAATVKAMLTNANRGLPAVDPERPGRPSDHGLGVVLRQPWFMGKLSTAATFGHTGFTGTSLLVEPKRKLVLALLTNRAHPNWSWANPDPMRVAIANVVAELVG; this is translated from the coding sequence GTGTCCGTGTCTCGCCGAACCGTCCTGGGTGCCGGCCTGGCCGCCGCCACCGCGGGGCTGGCTGGCTGCGGGCCGCAGCCTTCCTCCGCGACGTGGGCGACGCCTGGCGAGTCCTCGTCGGCCGGGCCGGTGTCGTCGCCTCCGGGACGTTCTGCTGGGCCGTCCGCTTCGGCGTCGCCGTCGGCGCCGGCCGCGGTGCGGGACGACAAGTTGGCGGCTGAGCTGGAGCGCTTCCTCAAGCCGACCAAGGAGAATCCGAAGCACCCGACCTACGCTGGGGCGGTTGCGCTGGTCATGGTCGACGGCAAGGTCAAGGCGCAGGTGGCGGTCGGTCACGCGCTGCGCTACAACGCCGGGCCGGTTGAGCTGCCGGCCGCCAGGCGCGTCGCGATGCGGGCCGACTCGGTGTTCGACCTCGCGTCGCTGACCAAGGTGTACACGGCCATTCTCGTGCTGCGGCAGGTCGACAAGGGGAAGCTCGACCTCGCGGCGCCGGTGGTCGAATATTTGCCGGACTTCACGGGCGCGGGCAAGGCGGACGTCACGGTCCGCATGCTGCTGACCCACACGAGTGGCCTGCCCGTCGGCGCCACGGTGGCCGGCCTGCCGGACCTGGCCGCCAAGCGCAAGGCGGTGCTCGCGACGCCGCTCGTTAAGGGGGCCGTGCCTGGGAAGGTGTTCCGCTACTCCAGCACCGGGCTGATGGTGGCCGCCCAACTCGTCGAGAAGGTCACCGGCGTCACGCTCGACCGCGCGCTGAAGGCCGAGCTGACGGGGCCGATGGGGTTGCGGGACACGGGGTTCAAGCCGCTGGGGTGGGTCTCGTCGAAGGAGCGGCTGGTGGCGACGGACGCGCGTTCGTCGCGAGGGCTGCTGCGCGGCACCGTGCACGACGATGTCGCCAACCAGATGGGCGGCGTGGCGGGCAGCGCCGGCATCTTCGCGACCGCCCGTGACGTGGCCGCGATCGGGCAGATGTTGCTGGACGGTGGTGGCGGCGTCCTGAAGGCCGCCACCGTCAAGGCGATGCTGACCAATGCCAACCGCGGGCTGCCGGCGGTCGATCCCGAGCGGCCGGGGCGGCCGTCGGACCATGGGCTGGGCGTGGTGCTGCGGCAGCCATGGTTTATGGGCAAGCTTTCGACGGCGGCGACGTTCGGGCATACAGGATTTACGGGTACGTCACTGTTGGTGGAGCCGAAGCGGAAGTTGGTGCTGGCGCTGCTGACGAATCGCGCACACCCCAACTGGTCGTGGGCCAACCCGGACCCCATGCGCGTGGCTATTGCCAACGTGGTGGCGGAGTTGGTCGGCTAG